GTGCCCCGACCCTCTCTGTCactgcaccccagccagggggtgtccctgggggacactgtcaCCCTGCGATGCCACCTGCCCCGGATGGCTGCCTGGGTCTGGCTGTACCAGGACAGAGGTTGGACACACAACAAGTACAAGGACAAGAAGCAGGACGTGGCCGAGTTTTCCTTCATTAGCACAAGTCGGGAACATGCGGGGACGTATCGGTGCCAGTACCACGTGTCAGAGCCATTGGGGATATCAGAGCAGAGTGATCCCGTGGAGCTGGTGCTTACAGGTGAGGGCGCTGGGGATAACGGGTGATTCTGGGCTGTCCCCATTGGGTAGTGTCTcatctctctcccttccctaCACACAGATCACGGCTACCCCCCACCCAGCATTTCCATCAGCCCCAAGGaaggggtggggatggggacaaaTGTCACCATCCGCTGCTGGAACAGGGATGATGGGGTCaccttcctcctgcacaaggatgGGCTTTTGTCCCCTACCCAGCATCAGGACCTCGATGCTGGGGGCACAGCCACTTTCATCATCTTTGGGGTGACCCCCGCTGATGCTGGCACCTATAGGTGCTCCTACCGACCCTGGGCTCACCCCTTTGTGTCCTCACCCCTTGGGGACAGTGTGACACTGCAGCTGACTCCCACACCTGCATCCCCAGGTAGGTCTGAGCTCCCCATGTGTTTGTCCCTAGTGTCACCCATGGGTGGCAgtgtccccacatcccatccccagggaggtggttgctGGGGATGGCATCACCCAAACACCCCGACTCCACAGGTACCAATGGAGAATCCTGTGGGATCCTGGCTGTGGCAGTGGCAGGGGGCTGTGCCACCGCCCTCACCTTCAGCCTCNNNNNNNNNNNNNNNNNNNNNNNNNNNNNNNNNNNNNNNNNNNNNNNNNNNNNNNNNNNNNNNNNNNNNNNNNNNNNNNNNNNNNNNNNNNNNNNNNNNNNNNNNNNNNNNNNNNNNNNNNNNNNNNNNNNNNNNNNNNNNNNNNNNNNNNNNNNNNNNNNNNNNNNNNNNNNNNNNNNNCAAGTGTCCCCTGCTGCCCATTCCACCCCAGTACATCCTCCAGTGCTCCCCATTTCCCTGTCCATCCCGTACAGTTCCCCCTCCCATTCTCCCTGCTGTCCTTCTGGGACCCCGCATAACACTGagcctcctcccttcccctttttgATACAGCTGAACCCAACAGGAGTTCCAAGGCCAGTGAGGTCCAGGTAAGAGTCAGTGTGAGGTGACCTGAAATCCCAACCTGACCCCTCACCCCTCCCCACCGAACCACAGGGGGAACCCCAAACCCTGCCCTTGGTGAACAGAGAGGACCTCCAGCCTCATATGGCTTACCCAAACTTTATCTGCTCTCCCCAGATCCCCAAACactagggatggtgactccctGTGTCATACCCATAGGAACGTCAAATCTCAGCCTCTGAACAACCCAAAAACCCTTCACCATCCCCCAGATCCCATGGGCACCCTCAAGCCAAGCAGTGCGACCCTCTAACACCACACGTAGGGACCCCCAGAGTCtgacccatagggaccccaaaTCTCTGCCAGCCTGGAATCCCAAGCGCACCCCCTTGGCTATTACTCTGCATACTCAGATCATAGGTCCCCCCACAAGCTC
The Numida meleagris isolate 19003 breed g44 Domestic line unplaced genomic scaffold, NumMel1.0 unplaced_Scaffold357, whole genome shotgun sequence DNA segment above includes these coding regions:
- the LOC110391386 gene encoding T-cell-interacting, activating receptor on myeloid cells protein 1-like, which codes for MAPMALALILGWCLVAASRAQQVPRPSLSLHPSQGVSLGDTVTLRCHLPRMAAWVWLYQDRGWTHNKYKDKKQDVAEFSFISTSREHAGTYRCQYHVSEPLGISEQSDPVELVLTDHGYPPPSISISPKEGVGMGTNVTIRCWNRDDGVTFLLHKDGLLSPTQHQDLDAGGTATFIIFGVTPADAGTYRCSYRPWAHPFVSSPLGDSVTLQLTPTPASPGTNGESCGILAVAVAGGCATALTFTEPNRSSKASEVQVPPGDNKRLTCPELQAAIPSFCRPGASTVPQHPVICLGVGSGGPLCCPPHRLPHFWSAPMGTDTRFPAWGSLTPSAPPIPLIPTKVTSPNSYCCTPNRP